One window of the Pedobacter ginsengisoli genome contains the following:
- a CDS encoding right-handed parallel beta-helix repeat-containing protein, producing the protein MKKIVLFFSLCFVQSFLVNAYFQTESAPGNIIYVSKSGNDAANGSITQPLLTINNAVLKAKPGDQVIVRKGIYRELVILNSGGASEHQRITIKAAKGETVSIRGSEQVKNWIKKKDGIWELHIDTSSFKGIIFYNNVKMQQKDSPKQVNETVLSWISEKDAGKILIKANFGKHNPNQVLAEIPVRPFGISASGNVNYITIDGINVNQVLSPIASIYGKQGGAIETGSGTHWTIQNCTIDNCTGVGISIGTIGKTYPEASPRNPEFSDYKEIEKVGHHIIRNNHILNCGQAGIFGLAGGTSSLIKGNLIEKINTEGSYTGAESAGIRLAIAIDAVIKGNLIRQVKGNQSYGIYLGPLFQAARISENIISDVQADVIYLFDSHGPALVDNNVLASGDEAGKSGVKMLASEANVFIKNLFYNCSFTNERRPGKSVATSNYLPHTLVIKQTIPSLDIDHRWFGNTFVKQKLDIQSCTGCKVDYNTFVEDAGFHLTHTANGANIKTNLKVHGKTHPEFNAEFIGFFTLSKQYLEYPNGNPQLPNSFSLLKK; encoded by the coding sequence ATGAAAAAAATTGTCTTGTTTTTTAGTCTTTGTTTTGTCCAATCTTTTTTGGTGAATGCTTATTTTCAAACGGAATCAGCACCCGGGAATATCATCTATGTTTCTAAATCTGGAAATGATGCTGCCAATGGTTCCATTACACAACCTCTATTGACCATAAACAATGCTGTCCTGAAAGCAAAACCGGGAGATCAGGTGATTGTCCGCAAAGGCATTTACAGAGAACTTGTGATTTTAAATAGCGGTGGCGCATCTGAGCATCAAAGGATCACTATAAAAGCAGCCAAAGGCGAAACAGTAAGTATTAGAGGGTCTGAACAGGTTAAAAACTGGATCAAGAAAAAAGATGGCATTTGGGAACTGCACATAGATACTTCATCATTTAAAGGCATTATCTTTTACAATAATGTAAAAATGCAGCAGAAAGATAGCCCCAAACAAGTAAATGAAACAGTATTAAGCTGGATATCAGAAAAGGATGCGGGGAAGATTCTGATCAAAGCAAATTTTGGTAAACATAATCCTAACCAAGTGCTTGCAGAAATCCCTGTAAGACCATTCGGAATTTCAGCTTCTGGAAATGTGAATTACATTACTATTGATGGAATTAATGTTAATCAAGTGTTGAGCCCCATTGCAAGCATCTATGGGAAACAGGGAGGAGCAATTGAAACGGGAAGCGGAACACATTGGACCATCCAAAATTGCACTATTGATAATTGCACTGGGGTGGGCATTTCAATTGGTACTATCGGTAAAACTTATCCCGAAGCCAGCCCAAGAAATCCAGAGTTTAGCGATTATAAAGAAATCGAAAAAGTTGGTCATCATATTATTCGTAATAACCATATTTTAAACTGCGGTCAGGCCGGGATTTTTGGTTTAGCAGGAGGTACTTCCAGTTTGATAAAAGGAAACCTTATCGAAAAGATCAATACAGAAGGGTCATATACAGGTGCAGAATCTGCCGGTATCAGACTGGCCATAGCCATAGATGCAGTAATAAAAGGAAACTTAATCAGACAAGTTAAGGGTAACCAGAGTTATGGTATTTATCTGGGGCCATTGTTTCAGGCAGCGCGGATAAGCGAAAATATAATTTCTGATGTCCAGGCTGATGTGATATATCTATTTGATAGTCATGGGCCGGCGCTGGTTGATAATAATGTGCTTGCTTCGGGGGACGAGGCCGGAAAATCAGGAGTTAAAATGCTTGCCAGCGAGGCAAATGTTTTTATCAAAAACCTGTTTTATAACTGTAGTTTTACCAATGAACGCAGGCCTGGTAAATCGGTTGCTACAAGTAATTACCTGCCACATACTTTAGTCATCAAACAAACTATCCCTTCGCTTGATATAGACCACCGTTGGTTTGGAAATACTTTTGTAAAACAAAAGCTGGATATTCAAAGCTGTACCGGTTGCAAGGTAGACTACAACACGTTTGTTGAAGATGCCGGTTTCCATTTAACACACACTGCCAATGGTGCAAATATTAAAACTAACCTGAAGGTTCATGGTAAAACACATCCGGAATTCAATGCAGAATTCATTGGCTTTTTTACTTTAAGCAAGCAGTACCTCGAGTATCCAAACGGAAATCCACAATTGCCTAATTCATTTTCATTACTAAAAAAATAA
- a CDS encoding alginate lyase family protein gives MIRFLFARIFICTFLVMLSLMSNGQVLKLEKPKAYHPAPFTHPGLLHSSADLQRMKDMVAKGIEPWKSGYEKFKQSPYSSVTWKPNASAHVERSLLTGAGKNITNLEKDVCAAYQNAIMWTITGDEAHAEATVGIINAWSDTFKIFDGTDVELGAGLNVFKMASAAEIMRSTYPKWSSAEIKKCQDMFRNVFYPPIQYFALWAHGNWDLACMKGMMSIAVFNDDHAMFDKAVDFYYKGPGNGSLLHYIVNEAGQGQESGRDQPHSMLGIGHLAEMCEIGWNQGLDMYKFSENRLLKGFEYTAQYNLGEEVSFEPYVDISGRFPASTISTNGRGNLRSIFEQIYNHYAFRVKGIGPEQYKYTKAAADKLRPEGAGFGADNAGFGTLFFSLKESLPDK, from the coding sequence ATGATCAGATTTTTATTTGCCAGAATTTTTATTTGCACTTTTTTAGTGATGCTTTCATTAATGAGTAATGGACAGGTACTAAAATTGGAAAAACCGAAAGCTTATCATCCGGCACCTTTTACGCATCCGGGCCTGCTGCATTCCTCTGCCGACTTGCAAAGAATGAAGGATATGGTGGCCAAAGGGATTGAACCCTGGAAGAGTGGTTACGAAAAATTTAAACAAAGTCCTTATTCCAGCGTCACCTGGAAGCCTAACGCATCGGCCCATGTAGAAAGAAGCCTTTTGACCGGGGCGGGGAAAAATATAACTAATCTTGAAAAAGATGTATGTGCTGCATATCAAAATGCAATAATGTGGACGATTACCGGAGATGAAGCTCATGCAGAAGCTACTGTGGGGATTATAAACGCCTGGTCTGATACCTTTAAAATATTCGATGGAACCGATGTAGAGCTTGGAGCAGGTTTGAATGTTTTTAAGATGGCCAGTGCTGCCGAAATTATGCGTTCTACATATCCTAAATGGTCGTCAGCCGAAATTAAGAAGTGTCAGGATATGTTCCGTAATGTATTTTATCCTCCTATCCAATACTTTGCGCTTTGGGCCCATGGAAACTGGGATTTAGCCTGTATGAAAGGCATGATGTCAATTGCAGTTTTTAACGATGACCATGCGATGTTTGATAAGGCTGTAGATTTCTATTATAAAGGCCCTGGAAATGGGAGCCTTTTGCATTACATTGTTAATGAGGCAGGGCAGGGACAGGAAAGTGGCCGCGATCAACCCCACAGTATGTTAGGAATTGGTCACCTTGCTGAGATGTGTGAAATTGGATGGAACCAGGGATTAGATATGTATAAATTTTCGGAGAATCGGTTGTTAAAGGGGTTTGAATATACCGCCCAATATAACTTAGGAGAAGAAGTCTCTTTTGAGCCTTATGTTGATATTAGCGGCAGGTTCCCGGCATCCACAATCTCTACCAATGGCAGGGGCAATCTCCGCTCAATCTTTGAACAGATATATAATCACTATGCCTTTCGTGTAAAAGGAATAGGGCCAGAACAGTATAAATATACAAAGGCAGCGGCAGATAAATTAAGGCCCGAGGGAGCAGGTTTTGGTGCAGATAATGCAGGTTTTGGAACTTTGTTTTTCTCACTTAAAGAAAGTTTACCGGATAAGTAA
- a CDS encoding GH39 family glycosyl hydrolase has translation MLLKKCIKAFILLLGLNSLIYAQTNKNESASITVNFSESIEPMKPLWAWFGYDEPNYTYMKDGKKLLTEIASASRVPVFVRAHSLLVTGDGVAALKWGSTNAYTEDAEGNPIYNWSIIDSIFDTYIKRGMKPLAQIGFMPEALSSKPVPYKHNWKPGDKYSDIFTGWAYPPKDYNKWAELIYQWVKHSVERYGKEEVESWYWELWNEPDSQYWRGTQQEFFKLYDYSADAVKRALPTARIGGTDITGGAMKFQDAFIKHCLFGTNYVTGKTGSPLDILLFHAKGSPKLEDGRVVMGIRSQLRNINDNLKVIAAYPQLKHLPIVIGESDPEGCAACGMATDPQNAYRNGTMYSSYTAASFARKYELARLLKSNLIGAVTWAFEFENQPWFYGFRDLATNGVDKPVLNVFRMFGMMGGNLVEVNANRMYALDSILATGIRGVQTDVGALASKDNKSAAVMVWNYHDADEKGKAEKVNIQLKGLPSRTIELKHYRIDDEHSNSYEVWKKMGSPVSPTAAQIKQLEKAGQLALLEKPLILKTKNGTANLEVLLPRQGVSLLYLSFR, from the coding sequence ATGCTATTAAAAAAATGTATTAAAGCCTTTATCCTGCTACTTGGGTTAAACAGCCTTATTTATGCGCAAACCAATAAAAATGAATCGGCAAGTATTACCGTTAATTTCTCAGAATCAATAGAACCAATGAAACCATTGTGGGCCTGGTTTGGATATGATGAGCCTAATTATACCTACATGAAGGATGGTAAGAAATTGCTAACCGAAATTGCATCGGCAAGTCGGGTACCAGTGTTTGTAAGGGCACATAGTTTATTGGTAACTGGCGATGGAGTAGCGGCATTAAAATGGGGATCGACCAATGCTTATACTGAAGATGCTGAGGGAAATCCGATTTACAACTGGTCTATTATTGACAGTATTTTTGATACTTATATTAAAAGAGGTATGAAGCCGCTGGCACAGATTGGCTTTATGCCCGAGGCACTATCCAGTAAGCCCGTACCTTATAAGCATAACTGGAAACCAGGAGATAAGTATAGTGATATTTTCACTGGCTGGGCATATCCTCCTAAAGATTACAATAAATGGGCAGAGCTTATTTATCAATGGGTAAAACACAGTGTTGAGCGTTATGGGAAAGAAGAAGTAGAAAGCTGGTACTGGGAGCTTTGGAATGAACCAGACTCACAATACTGGAGAGGAACGCAGCAAGAATTTTTTAAACTATATGATTATTCTGCTGATGCAGTAAAAAGAGCTTTGCCTACGGCCAGGATAGGAGGTACTGATATTACCGGAGGAGCAATGAAATTTCAGGATGCTTTTATAAAACATTGTCTGTTCGGAACCAATTATGTAACCGGAAAAACAGGATCTCCGCTTGATATTCTTTTATTTCATGCCAAGGGATCGCCTAAGTTAGAAGACGGAAGGGTGGTTATGGGAATCAGAAGCCAGCTTCGCAACATTAATGATAATTTAAAAGTCATCGCAGCCTATCCACAGTTAAAGCATCTCCCGATAGTGATCGGAGAATCAGACCCGGAAGGATGTGCAGCGTGTGGTATGGCTACAGATCCTCAAAATGCTTATCGTAACGGAACCATGTATTCCAGCTATACCGCAGCATCTTTTGCCCGTAAATATGAATTGGCCCGTTTGCTAAAATCTAACCTGATTGGTGCGGTTACCTGGGCATTTGAATTTGAAAACCAGCCATGGTTTTATGGTTTCAGAGACTTGGCGACTAATGGTGTGGACAAGCCAGTGTTGAATGTGTTCAGAATGTTTGGAATGATGGGAGGGAATTTAGTTGAGGTTAATGCAAACAGGATGTATGCGCTTGATAGTATTTTAGCCACAGGTATTAGAGGTGTGCAGACAGATGTTGGCGCATTGGCATCAAAAGATAATAAATCTGCCGCGGTGATGGTGTGGAACTATCATGATGCTGACGAAAAGGGTAAGGCTGAAAAAGTTAACATTCAGCTTAAGGGGCTGCCTTCAAGGACAATTGAACTGAAGCATTATCGTATTGATGATGAGCATAGCAATTCGTACGAAGTCTGGAAAAAAATGGGTTCCCCTGTAAGTCCTACAGCTGCACAAATCAAACAGCTTGAAAAGGCTGGGCAACTGGCCCTGCTGGAAAAGCCTTTGATACTTAAAACTAAAAATGGAACTGCTAATTTGGAAGTGCTTTTACCGCGACAAGGTGTTTCCTTACTATACCTTTCTTTTAGGTAG
- a CDS encoding class I fructose-bisphosphate aldolase, producing the protein MDIHGLKNIAQRLMADDKGLLAMDESLATCNKRFKALGIPETEEFRRKYRQLIVTTPLLEESISGAILFDETVYQKTEDGVSFLSLLEHKGIIAGIKVDEGAVALAGFLGEKITEGLDGLRNRLEVYYSLGIRFAKWRAVIKIDEGIPTKACIKVNAVTLARYAALCQEVGLVPIIEPEVLMDGEHTLGKCEEVTSLVLKEVFNELYEQRVCLEGMILKPNMVVPSLECKVQNDVEAVAEATISCFLRVVPAAVGGVAFLSGGQPYELASKRLNMMHLRFGQLMPWPLTFSFSRAIQQPALDIWKGQDQNVKAAQEMLAFRASCNSAARRAAYKNA; encoded by the coding sequence ATGGACATACACGGACTAAAAAATATCGCGCAGAGACTGATGGCCGATGATAAAGGTTTATTGGCAATGGATGAAAGTCTGGCTACTTGTAACAAAAGATTTAAAGCTCTTGGAATACCAGAGACGGAAGAATTTAGAAGAAAATACAGGCAATTGATTGTAACAACACCACTTTTGGAGGAAAGCATTAGCGGTGCCATATTATTTGATGAAACTGTTTATCAAAAAACGGAAGATGGGGTGTCGTTTTTGTCATTACTGGAACATAAGGGAATTATTGCCGGTATAAAAGTAGATGAGGGTGCAGTAGCCCTGGCTGGTTTTCTGGGCGAGAAGATTACAGAAGGACTTGATGGTTTACGTAACCGTTTAGAGGTTTATTATTCACTCGGTATCCGTTTTGCAAAGTGGCGGGCAGTAATTAAAATAGATGAGGGGATTCCTACAAAGGCTTGCATTAAGGTTAATGCGGTTACCTTGGCACGTTATGCAGCACTTTGTCAGGAAGTAGGATTGGTACCTATTATTGAGCCAGAAGTGCTAATGGATGGTGAACATACATTAGGGAAATGTGAAGAAGTAACATCGCTTGTTTTGAAAGAGGTTTTTAATGAACTATATGAGCAACGTGTTTGCCTGGAAGGGATGATTTTAAAGCCAAATATGGTTGTGCCTAGTTTGGAATGTAAGGTGCAAAATGATGTGGAGGCAGTTGCTGAGGCAACAATTTCCTGTTTCCTGAGGGTGGTGCCTGCTGCGGTTGGAGGTGTTGCATTTTTATCTGGTGGCCAACCATATGAACTGGCTTCAAAACGCTTAAATATGATGCATCTGCGATTTGGGCAATTAATGCCGTGGCCTTTAACATTCTCTTTTTCGAGAGCGATTCAACAACCGGCTCTGGATATCTGGAAAGGGCAAGATCAGAACGTTAAAGCTGCACAGGAGATGCTTGCTTTTCGTGCCTCGTGTAATAGCGCTGCACGCAGGGCCGCATATAAAAATGCTTAG
- a CDS encoding RNA polymerase sigma factor, giving the protein MTKDQPSDSELWKQIQLDNNRAFELLFSRYWSAVYTTSFTYLKDEEACTELVHDIFLNIWRNRHGLEISSFKNYLTMASRYQVYKLVKKGKASPITFVEEYDALPNSGYAMNLGEEKITYQEMESSIEGVLEKLPKKCREIFMLSRFDNLSNQEIAEKLGISKRTVENQITIALKLLRLSIRVVIYSIIFFNI; this is encoded by the coding sequence ATGACAAAAGATCAACCTTCCGATTCTGAATTATGGAAGCAGATACAACTAGATAACAACCGGGCATTTGAGTTGTTATTTAGCAGGTATTGGTCTGCTGTTTATACTACATCCTTTACTTATTTAAAAGATGAGGAAGCCTGTACGGAACTTGTACACGATATATTCTTAAACATATGGCGTAACAGGCATGGCTTAGAAATATCTTCTTTTAAAAACTACCTTACCATGGCATCCAGGTACCAAGTTTATAAACTGGTAAAAAAAGGAAAAGCAAGCCCCATTACATTTGTTGAGGAATATGATGCACTTCCCAACTCAGGCTATGCAATGAACCTGGGAGAAGAAAAAATCACTTATCAGGAAATGGAAAGTAGCATTGAAGGGGTTTTAGAGAAATTGCCAAAAAAATGCCGTGAAATATTTATGCTCAGTAGGTTCGACAACCTATCAAATCAGGAAATTGCCGAAAAATTGGGTATTTCAAAACGCACAGTAGAGAATCAAATTACTATAGCGCTAAAACTACTTAGACTTTCTATCAGGGTAGTTATCTATTCCATTATATTTTTCAATATCTGA
- a CDS encoding FecR family protein, producing MSKHEFIALYEKYKAGNCSQEEREFLENFKDDYVLDDYEWTPEMGNKTEIHDVLYARLKEEAEPAESNIRKLNPIIRWLSVAAVLIIVSASIVLFYNHSGQVNNDVLPLVKFETRKGQKKQITLGDGTIVWLNSLSSLSLKNGFNDKTREVELTGEAYFDVAHKADKPFKVHTDQFDINVLGTAFNVKVYPDDKTAETTLIRGIISMQPKKYHNKTITVRPSQKVVIIKNDMLGSKIDVSGVQDIVIKKYQEVRDTAIVETAWTKNDLEIYDQKFSDIKTMLERWFDIQIIFKSEKIKDYKFTGTFTNESIIEVLNAFKRTGEFNYEIKEKTITISK from the coding sequence ATGTCCAAACATGAGTTTATAGCACTCTACGAAAAGTATAAGGCAGGAAATTGCTCACAAGAAGAAAGAGAATTCTTAGAGAATTTTAAGGATGACTATGTTCTTGATGATTATGAGTGGACTCCTGAAATGGGCAATAAAACCGAAATCCACGATGTTTTATATGCCCGACTGAAAGAGGAGGCCGAGCCAGCAGAGAGTAACATCCGTAAGCTTAACCCAATTATTCGTTGGTTATCAGTGGCAGCTGTTCTGATCATAGTAAGTGCATCAATAGTTTTATTTTACAATCACAGTGGTCAGGTAAATAACGATGTGCTACCCCTGGTTAAGTTTGAAACTAGAAAAGGCCAGAAAAAACAAATTACTTTAGGTGATGGAACTATAGTTTGGTTAAACTCACTCAGTTCTCTGTCATTAAAAAATGGCTTTAATGATAAAACTAGAGAAGTAGAGCTTACTGGTGAGGCTTATTTTGATGTAGCTCATAAAGCCGACAAGCCATTTAAAGTTCACACAGATCAGTTTGATATTAATGTATTAGGTACAGCATTTAATGTAAAAGTTTATCCTGATGATAAGACCGCCGAAACCACGCTGATACGGGGTATAATTAGCATGCAGCCCAAAAAATATCATAATAAAACGATTACTGTTAGGCCTAGTCAAAAAGTTGTAATCATAAAAAATGATATGCTGGGATCTAAAATTGATGTATCAGGTGTTCAGGATATTGTTATTAAAAAATATCAGGAAGTCCGCGATACTGCTATAGTTGAAACTGCATGGACTAAAAATGATCTCGAAATATATGATCAGAAATTTAGTGATATAAAGACTATGCTGGAAAGATGGTTTGATATACAAATCATATTTAAATCTGAGAAAATTAAGGACTATAAATTTACAGGCACATTTACAAATGAAAGTATAATAGAAGTATTAAATGCATTTAAAAGAACGGGAGAATTTAACTATGAGATAAAAGAAAAGACCATCACTATATCAAAATAA